From Rhodococcus sp. B7740, one genomic window encodes:
- a CDS encoding PspC domain-containing protein → MHPVDNPPVDAARNTPSPAGDATATHTTSAVPDTPVPPIAPAGSAPAFPVTPAGSAPAFPVTPAGSAPAFPVASAGSAPAPYQRRGGGRIVGGVAGGLADHLGVDVFKVRVAFALLAASAGAGIAAYGLIWMFTPAGEDTAHPSAAERQRALGLAAIGLGLAVGLAWLLSGTAASVIVPVIVVVIGAALVWREFDSEGPRTALGLPKHPSVLSWARVVGGATLIVLGLAVVVLARVDLAALRSSLLAVVVTLVGVGLLTVPIWLRTWRALGAERSARIRNDEREEIASHLHDSVLQTLALIQKQSDQPHEVMRLARGQERELRKWLFDGGDTDNSSLADALKTISGEVEDQHGVTVRPITVGDVHLLPDDIESGLSRESFTALLGATREALVNAAKHSGETNIDLFAETEPEQVSVFVRDRGTGFDESEVPEDRQGLAKSIRGRIERRGGTVQVRSTVGKGTEVRIFMPRNGASVTTESSESTQQEQST, encoded by the coding sequence GTGCACCCTGTCGACAATCCACCCGTCGACGCCGCCCGGAACACACCGTCCCCGGCAGGCGACGCGACGGCAACCCACACCACGTCAGCCGTGCCCGACACCCCTGTTCCCCCCATCGCTCCTGCAGGCTCCGCTCCTGCTTTTCCTGTCACTCCTGCAGGCTCCGCTCCTGCTTTTCCTGTCACTCCAGCAGGCTCCGCTCCTGCTTTTCCTGTCGCTTCTGCAGGCTCCGCTCCTGCCCCCTACCAACGCCGCGGCGGCGGACGCATCGTCGGCGGCGTGGCAGGCGGGCTCGCCGACCATCTCGGCGTTGACGTGTTCAAGGTTCGGGTGGCGTTCGCGCTGCTCGCCGCATCCGCCGGTGCCGGAATCGCCGCATACGGATTGATCTGGATGTTCACGCCCGCGGGCGAGGACACTGCGCATCCGAGTGCCGCCGAACGCCAGCGTGCCCTCGGGTTGGCTGCCATCGGACTCGGCCTCGCCGTCGGGCTCGCCTGGCTGCTCAGCGGTACCGCTGCATCGGTCATCGTGCCGGTCATCGTCGTGGTGATCGGTGCAGCCCTGGTCTGGCGTGAGTTCGACTCCGAGGGACCACGAACTGCTCTCGGCCTGCCCAAGCATCCGAGCGTGTTGAGTTGGGCGAGGGTCGTCGGCGGAGCGACGTTGATCGTGCTCGGCCTCGCCGTGGTGGTGCTCGCCCGCGTCGATCTGGCCGCGCTGCGCTCGTCACTGCTGGCGGTGGTGGTCACTCTCGTCGGCGTCGGCCTGTTGACGGTTCCCATCTGGTTGCGCACCTGGCGCGCGCTCGGTGCCGAGCGGTCTGCACGCATCCGCAACGACGAGCGCGAGGAAATCGCCTCGCACCTGCACGATTCGGTGCTCCAGACACTGGCCCTGATCCAGAAACAGTCCGATCAGCCGCACGAGGTGATGCGGTTGGCGCGCGGGCAGGAGCGCGAACTACGCAAATGGCTGTTCGACGGCGGAGACACCGACAACTCCAGCTTGGCCGACGCACTCAAGACCATCTCCGGTGAGGTCGAGGATCAGCACGGCGTGACGGTTCGACCCATCACTGTCGGCGACGTGCACCTACTGCCCGACGACATCGAGTCGGGCCTGTCCCGTGAGAGCTTCACCGCGCTGCTGGGTGCCACGCGAGAGGCTCTCGTCAACGCGGCCAAGCATTCCGGTGAGACCAATATCGATCTGTTCGCCGAAACCGAACCGGAACAGGTCAGCGTTTTCGTCCGCGATCGCGGTACCGGCTTCGACGAATCCGAGGTACCCGAGGATCGACAGGGACTGGCGAAGTCCATTCGGGGACGCATCGAGCGCCGCGGTGGCACGGTGCAGGTACGGTCGACCGTCGGCAAGGGAACCGAAGTGCGAATCTTCATGCCTCGCAACGGAGCCTCCGTCACCACCGAATCGTCCGAATCCACCCAGCAGGAGCAGTCGACGTGA
- a CDS encoding PspC domain-containing protein has protein sequence MSNVTVSDQLQQMWRTRPHRLPQRGHVAGVAAGIGYRYDVDPVLIRIAFVVSTLFGGTGIVLYLAAWLVLSRAGDTASGAESLVGRGNSSDSTTKMVVVAVALVIAVSTIGPVGVGLGGSGLISLVAMLGGLWLLHQRCPEPPPYMRTAEFSRNRYAPMPFGSNTSAEQWTAAQYRPPQFQYERYTPYTTLPKSYVPTPKTVEHSGSDTGTDAHTVNLSKATAPVEKPTETPTDMDTVTPPSWDPLGVAPFAWDLPEPTGTFPPAAIERKRRSRWTASFLGLALLAAGITAAVGAATGGDWASPGRVGAVALAVVSVGLVIGAFLRKGYGLLVIAAPLAGFVVLASAVDPMDMGESASGTQRIAPTAVADLADTYDVGMGELDLDLTGLALTENRTVEIDVALGSASVTVPDSMNVIVQCEAALGSCPTDTRFGPATSSDDPVLTIVGDLALGELKVGNR, from the coding sequence ATGAGCAACGTGACCGTCTCGGATCAACTTCAGCAGATGTGGCGCACCCGTCCGCACCGCTTGCCGCAACGCGGGCATGTGGCGGGTGTTGCGGCCGGTATCGGCTATCGCTACGACGTCGACCCCGTTCTGATTCGGATCGCGTTCGTCGTCTCCACCTTGTTCGGCGGTACCGGCATCGTGCTGTATCTGGCGGCGTGGCTGGTGCTCAGCCGCGCCGGTGACACGGCGTCGGGTGCGGAATCGCTCGTCGGGCGTGGCAACAGCTCCGATTCGACGACCAAGATGGTGGTCGTGGCGGTGGCGTTGGTCATCGCGGTGTCGACGATCGGCCCTGTGGGTGTCGGACTCGGGGGTTCGGGGCTGATCTCTCTGGTGGCGATGCTCGGTGGACTGTGGTTGCTGCACCAACGGTGCCCGGAGCCGCCGCCGTACATGCGGACGGCGGAGTTCTCCCGTAACCGCTACGCCCCCATGCCTTTCGGCTCCAACACGTCGGCAGAACAGTGGACGGCCGCGCAGTATCGTCCGCCGCAGTTCCAGTACGAGCGATACACGCCGTACACGACTCTGCCGAAAAGCTACGTTCCGACTCCGAAGACCGTCGAGCACTCCGGCTCCGACACCGGCACAGACGCGCACACCGTGAACCTGAGCAAGGCAACCGCACCCGTCGAAAAGCCGACCGAGACGCCGACCGACATGGACACCGTGACCCCGCCGTCGTGGGACCCGCTCGGGGTGGCACCGTTCGCCTGGGATCTTCCCGAACCGACCGGGACATTCCCGCCCGCGGCGATCGAACGGAAGCGTCGATCACGGTGGACGGCAAGCTTTCTCGGCCTGGCCCTGCTCGCTGCCGGCATCACCGCGGCGGTCGGTGCCGCAACCGGTGGCGACTGGGCCTCGCCGGGCCGCGTCGGAGCCGTCGCTCTCGCCGTCGTCTCCGTCGGACTCGTGATCGGCGCATTCCTGCGCAAGGGCTACGGATTGCTGGTGATCGCGGCACCTCTGGCCGGCTTCGTCGTCCTGGCCTCAGCGGTCGATCCGATGGACATGGGCGAGAGTGCGTCGGGAACCCAGCGCATCGCACCGACCGCCGTTGCCGATCTCGCGGACACCTACGACGTCGGTATGGGTGAACTGGACCTCGACCTCACGGGCCTCGCCCTCACCGAGAACCGCACCGTCGAGATCGACGTGGCGCTGGGCAGCGCGTCGGTGACCGTGCCCGATTCGATGAACGTGATCGTGCAGTGCGAGGCGGCGTTGGGTTCGTGCCCCACCGACACACGGTTCGGACCGGCAACGAGCAGCGATGATCCGGTACTGACGATCGTCGGCGATCTGGCACTCGGCGAACTGAAAGTGGGGAATCGGTGA
- the guaA gene encoding glutamine-hydrolyzing GMP synthase translates to MTDSSAHDPAHARPVLVVDFGAQYAQLIARRVREANVYSEVISHTATAEEIAAKDPVALVLSGGPSSVYAEGAPELDSALLDLGIPVFGICYGFQAMAQALGGTVEHTGTREYGRTQLSVDGGRLHDGLPATQPVWMSHGDAVTAAPEGFTVTATSAGAPVAAFENEGKRMAGVQYHPEVLHSPHGQQVLSRFLHETAGIAPDWTAANIADALVDAVQEQVGPTGKAICGLSGGVDSAVAAALVQRAIGDRLTCVFVDHGLLRAGEREQVQQDFVAATGAKLVTVDAVDTFLGALEGVSDPEEKRKIIGREFIRSFEGAVAEVLGENAEHGDAVEFLVQGTLYPDVVESGGGSGTANIKSHHNVGGLPDDLQFALVEPLRALFKDEVRAVGRELGLPEDIVGRQPFPGPGLAIRIVGEITRDRLNTLRHADSIVREELTVAGLDQQIWQCPVVLLADVRSVGVQGDGRTYGHPIVLRPVSSEDAMTADWTRLPYDVLETISTRVTNEVPEVNRVVLDVTSKPPGTIEWE, encoded by the coding sequence GTGACCGACTCCTCTGCACACGATCCCGCACACGCACGCCCGGTTCTCGTCGTCGATTTCGGCGCCCAGTACGCGCAGTTGATCGCCCGCCGTGTGCGCGAGGCCAATGTGTACTCCGAGGTGATCTCGCATACCGCCACTGCCGAGGAGATCGCGGCGAAGGACCCTGTCGCGCTCGTTCTGTCCGGCGGACCCTCCAGCGTCTACGCAGAGGGTGCGCCCGAGCTCGATTCCGCGCTCCTCGACCTCGGCATCCCCGTGTTCGGCATCTGCTACGGATTCCAGGCCATGGCCCAGGCCCTCGGCGGAACCGTCGAACACACCGGAACGCGGGAATACGGCCGTACCCAACTCAGCGTGGACGGCGGTCGTCTGCACGACGGTCTGCCCGCCACGCAGCCGGTCTGGATGAGTCACGGTGATGCCGTCACCGCGGCCCCGGAGGGCTTCACCGTCACCGCCACCAGCGCAGGCGCGCCGGTCGCTGCCTTCGAGAACGAGGGCAAGCGTATGGCGGGCGTGCAGTATCACCCCGAGGTTCTGCACTCCCCGCATGGGCAGCAGGTGCTCAGCCGATTCCTGCACGAGACGGCGGGTATCGCGCCGGACTGGACTGCAGCCAACATCGCCGACGCTCTGGTCGACGCCGTGCAGGAGCAGGTCGGCCCGACGGGCAAGGCCATCTGCGGCCTCTCGGGCGGCGTCGACTCCGCAGTGGCGGCGGCGCTGGTGCAGCGGGCGATCGGTGACCGTCTGACCTGTGTCTTCGTCGACCACGGACTACTGCGGGCCGGCGAGCGTGAGCAGGTGCAGCAGGATTTCGTCGCCGCGACGGGTGCCAAGTTGGTCACCGTCGATGCGGTCGACACCTTCCTCGGCGCACTCGAGGGTGTCTCGGACCCCGAGGAGAAGCGCAAGATCATCGGCCGCGAGTTCATCCGAAGCTTCGAAGGCGCGGTCGCCGAGGTGCTGGGCGAGAACGCCGAGCACGGCGACGCGGTCGAGTTTCTGGTGCAGGGCACGTTGTACCCGGATGTCGTCGAGTCCGGCGGCGGGTCCGGTACTGCCAACATCAAGAGCCACCACAATGTGGGCGGGCTGCCGGACGATCTGCAGTTCGCCCTGGTCGAGCCGCTTCGCGCACTGTTCAAGGACGAGGTGCGTGCCGTCGGACGAGAACTGGGATTGCCCGAGGACATCGTCGGCAGGCAGCCGTTCCCGGGACCGGGTCTGGCGATTCGCATCGTCGGTGAGATCACCCGCGACCGTCTGAACACGCTCCGTCATGCCGATTCGATTGTCCGAGAAGAACTTACGGTCGCAGGCTTGGATCAGCAGATCTGGCAGTGCCCGGTGGTGCTGTTGGCCGACGTACGCAGTGTCGGGGTGCAGGGCGACGGCCGAACCTACGGCCACCCGATCGTGCTGCGTCCGGTCTCGAGCGAGGACGCCATGACGGCGGACTGGACTCGTTTGCCCTACGACGTGCTCGAAACGATCTCGACTCGGGTGACCAACGAGGTTCCGGAGGTCAACCGAGTCGTTCTCGACGTCACGAGCAAGCCGCCGGGCACCATCGAGTGGGAGTAG
- a CDS encoding FAD-dependent oxidoreductase translates to MGSAVRATDYDVLIVGSGFGGSVTALRLVEKGYRVGILEAGQRFEDKDFAKNSWDLKRFLWAPKLGLYGIQRVHLLRDCLILAGAGVGGGSLNYANTLYKPQAPFFEDKQWAHITDWSSELSPFYDQATRMLGVVRNPHMTPADEVMKSVAEDMGVADTFIQTPVGVFFGEEPGKTVPDPYFGGAGPERTGCIECGECMTGCRHGAKNTLLKNYLGLAERAGAEIVPMTTVTGLVPRSDGTWDVDTERTGARLRKGRKTYSAANVVLAAGTWGTQNLLHKMKDTGALPRLSDTLGELTRTNSESIVGAAKLAVDPNMDLTHGVAITSSFHPSPSTHIEPVRYGKGSNAMGMLQTLMTDGGGRIPRWLKFVFAMIAHPIQFVRVVNVRHWSERTIIALVMQNLDNSITTFTKRGAFGRKISSKQGHGEPNPTWIPEGNDATRRIAKKIGGVAGGTWGELFNIPLTAHFLGGCAIASDPEHGVIDPYHRVHGYPTLSVVDGAAVSANLGVNPSLTISAQAERSAALWPNKGELDLRPAQGLPYQRLDPIAPNSPVVPVDAPGGLRMPIVEIRSGSSAMPVEHSGVA, encoded by the coding sequence ATGGGTTCAGCTGTTCGCGCAACGGATTACGACGTCTTGATCGTCGGTTCGGGCTTCGGCGGAAGCGTCACCGCGCTTCGGTTGGTGGAGAAGGGATACCGCGTCGGCATCCTGGAAGCCGGACAACGCTTCGAGGACAAGGACTTCGCGAAGAACAGCTGGGATCTCAAGCGCTTCCTGTGGGCACCGAAGCTCGGCCTCTACGGCATCCAGCGGGTGCACCTGCTGCGCGACTGCCTCATCCTCGCCGGTGCCGGAGTCGGCGGCGGTTCGCTGAACTACGCGAACACCCTCTACAAGCCCCAGGCACCGTTCTTCGAGGACAAGCAGTGGGCGCACATCACCGACTGGAGCAGTGAGCTCTCCCCGTTCTACGACCAGGCCACCCGCATGCTCGGTGTCGTCCGCAACCCGCACATGACCCCCGCCGACGAGGTGATGAAGTCGGTCGCCGAGGACATGGGTGTCGCCGATACCTTCATCCAGACACCGGTGGGAGTGTTCTTCGGCGAAGAACCGGGCAAGACGGTCCCGGACCCGTACTTCGGCGGAGCAGGACCCGAGCGCACCGGATGCATCGAATGCGGCGAGTGCATGACCGGTTGCCGCCACGGAGCCAAGAACACCCTGCTCAAGAACTACCTGGGCCTGGCAGAGCGCGCAGGAGCCGAGATCGTTCCGATGACGACCGTCACCGGTCTCGTTCCCCGATCCGACGGGACCTGGGACGTCGACACCGAACGAACCGGCGCCCGGCTGCGCAAGGGCCGCAAGACCTACAGTGCGGCCAATGTGGTTCTCGCTGCAGGCACCTGGGGTACGCAGAACCTGCTGCACAAGATGAAGGACACGGGTGCGCTGCCCCGTCTGTCGGACACGCTCGGGGAACTGACCCGCACCAACTCCGAGTCGATCGTCGGGGCCGCGAAGCTGGCGGTCGATCCGAACATGGATCTCACGCACGGTGTGGCCATCACGTCCTCGTTCCACCCCAGTCCCAGCACACACATCGAACCGGTCCGGTACGGCAAGGGCTCGAACGCGATGGGCATGCTGCAGACACTGATGACCGACGGCGGCGGAAGGATCCCGCGGTGGCTCAAGTTCGTGTTCGCGATGATCGCTCATCCGATTCAGTTCGTCCGCGTCGTCAACGTCCGGCACTGGAGCGAGCGCACCATCATCGCGCTCGTCATGCAGAACCTGGACAACTCGATCACCACGTTCACCAAGCGCGGAGCCTTCGGCCGCAAGATCTCGAGCAAGCAGGGGCACGGTGAGCCCAACCCGACGTGGATCCCGGAGGGCAACGACGCCACCCGACGCATCGCCAAGAAGATCGGTGGTGTGGCAGGCGGTACGTGGGGAGAGTTGTTCAACATTCCGCTCACGGCCCACTTCCTCGGTGGCTGCGCGATCGCCTCGGATCCCGAGCACGGCGTCATCGATCCGTACCATCGCGTCCACGGCTACCCGACGCTCAGTGTGGTCGACGGCGCTGCCGTATCGGCCAACCTCGGAGTCAACCCGTCGCTGACGATCAGCGCGCAGGCCGAGCGTTCGGCCGCGCTGTGGCCGAACAAGGGCGAGCTGGATCTCCGTCCGGCGCAGGGGTTGCCGTACCAGCGCCTCGATCCGATCGCCCCGAACTCCCCGGTCGTGCCGGTGGATGCTCCGGGTGGTCTGCGAATGCCGATCGTCGAGATCCGGTCGGGTTCGTCGGCGATGCCCGTCGAGCATTCGGGTGTTGCATGA
- a CDS encoding GuaB3 family IMP dehydrogenase-related protein, producing the protein MRDLVEIGMGREARRTYQLDDIDIVPSRRTRSSKEVSTAWQLDAYRFDIPVLAHPTDALVSPEFAIELGRQGGLGVINGEGLWARHADVQAKLDQLIHIAETDLDPDAPIAFLQELHAAPLRPDLLAAAVGQVRDSGVTVAVRVSPQNARSLTPALVASGLDLLVIQGTIISAEHVAHGEDEPLNLKTFIAELDVPVIAGGVSDHRTALHLMRTGAAGVIVGYGSVEGGTTTGEVLGIGVPMATAIADAAAARRDYLDETGGRYVHVIADGDITTSGALAKAIACGADAAVLGAPLAVAAEAPGGGWYWPSAAAHPSMPRGALLPMSAGERPSLDQVLNGPSRESYGSINLVGGLRRSMAKSGYSDLKEFQKVGLNVRA; encoded by the coding sequence GTGCGCGACCTCGTTGAAATCGGCATGGGCAGAGAAGCCCGCCGCACCTACCAGCTGGACGACATCGACATCGTGCCGTCCCGTCGTACCCGGTCGTCGAAGGAGGTGTCGACGGCATGGCAGCTCGACGCGTACCGCTTCGACATTCCCGTTCTGGCGCATCCGACCGATGCTCTGGTCTCGCCCGAGTTCGCGATCGAGCTGGGTCGCCAGGGTGGGCTGGGTGTCATCAACGGTGAAGGACTCTGGGCGCGCCACGCGGACGTGCAGGCGAAGCTCGATCAGCTGATCCACATCGCCGAGACCGATCTCGATCCGGACGCACCTATCGCCTTCCTGCAGGAACTGCACGCGGCACCGCTTCGGCCGGATCTGCTGGCCGCGGCCGTCGGTCAGGTCCGTGACTCCGGGGTGACCGTCGCCGTTCGGGTGAGCCCGCAGAACGCTCGCTCGCTCACCCCCGCCCTGGTGGCGTCGGGTCTCGATCTGCTGGTCATCCAGGGCACGATCATCTCCGCCGAGCACGTGGCTCACGGTGAGGACGAGCCGCTGAACCTCAAGACCTTCATCGCGGAGCTGGATGTTCCCGTCATCGCTGGCGGCGTGAGCGATCACCGCACGGCGCTGCACCTGATGCGCACCGGCGCTGCAGGCGTCATCGTCGGTTACGGCTCGGTCGAAGGTGGCACGACCACCGGTGAGGTGCTCGGCATCGGCGTTCCGATGGCCACCGCCATCGCCGATGCGGCCGCGGCACGTCGGGACTACCTGGACGAAACCGGCGGGCGCTACGTGCACGTCATCGCCGACGGCGACATCACCACCTCCGGTGCCCTCGCCAAGGCCATCGCCTGCGGGGCCGATGCTGCGGTTCTCGGTGCTCCGCTTGCCGTCGCCGCGGAGGCTCCCGGCGGAGGTTGGTACTGGCCGTCGGCCGCGGCGCATCCGTCCATGCCGCGCGGGGCGCTGCTGCCGATGTCGGCGGGGGAGCGGCCGAGCCTGGATCAGGTGCTCAACGGACCGTCGCGTGAGTCGTACGGCTCGATCAACCTCGTCGGCGGGCTGCGTCGGTCGATGGCGAAGTCCGGGTACTCCGATCTCAAGGAATTCCAGAAGGTGGGCCTGAACGTCAGGGCTTGA
- the guaB gene encoding IMP dehydrogenase translates to MSSPGAHVRTGGDDPNKVAMLGLTFDDVLLLPAASDLIPSSVDTSSQITREIRLRVPLVSSAMDTVTEARMAIAMARAGGMGVLHRNLSLQDQASQVETVKRSEAGMVTDPVTCKPTDSLAEVDAMCARFRISGLPVTDETGALVGIITNRDMRFEVDQNRRVADVMTKAPLITAQEGVTAEAALGLLRRHKIEKLPIVDGKGALTGLITVKDFVKTEQHPDATKDRDGRLLVGAAVGVGQDAWARSMALTDAGVDVIIVDTAHGHNSQVLEMVSKLKAEVGDRVQVVGGNVATRAGALALVEAGADAVKVGVGPGSICTTRVVAGVGAPQITAILEAVAACKPHGVPVIADGGLQFSGDIAKALAAGASTAMLGSLLAGTAESPGELILVGGKQFKSYRGMGSLGAMQGRGGAKSFSKDRYFQDDVLAEDKLVPEGIEGRVPYRGPLTQVIHQLTGGLRAAMGYTGSTSIEDLQKAQFVQITAAGLKESHPHDITMTAEAPNYTTR, encoded by the coding sequence ATGAGTAGTCCCGGAGCCCACGTCCGCACAGGCGGCGACGATCCCAACAAGGTCGCGATGCTCGGCCTCACGTTCGACGACGTCCTGCTGCTGCCGGCCGCTTCGGATCTGATTCCCAGCTCGGTCGACACCTCCAGCCAGATCACCCGCGAGATCCGCCTGCGGGTACCGCTGGTCAGCTCCGCCATGGACACCGTCACCGAGGCGCGGATGGCCATCGCCATGGCCCGCGCCGGCGGTATGGGCGTACTGCACCGCAACCTGTCGCTGCAGGATCAGGCGTCGCAGGTCGAGACGGTCAAGCGCTCGGAGGCCGGGATGGTCACCGACCCCGTCACCTGCAAGCCCACCGACTCGTTGGCCGAGGTCGACGCCATGTGTGCGCGCTTCCGGATCTCCGGTCTTCCCGTCACCGACGAGACCGGCGCGCTGGTCGGCATCATCACCAACCGCGACATGCGGTTCGAGGTCGATCAGAACCGCCGCGTCGCCGACGTCATGACCAAGGCACCGTTGATCACCGCGCAGGAGGGCGTCACCGCGGAAGCGGCGCTCGGTCTGCTGCGTCGCCACAAGATCGAGAAGCTGCCGATCGTGGACGGCAAGGGCGCGCTCACCGGCCTGATCACCGTGAAGGACTTCGTCAAGACCGAGCAGCACCCCGATGCCACCAAGGACCGTGACGGTCGCCTGCTGGTCGGTGCCGCGGTGGGCGTCGGGCAGGACGCCTGGGCTCGATCGATGGCTCTGACCGACGCCGGGGTGGACGTCATCATCGTCGACACCGCGCACGGCCACAATTCGCAGGTACTCGAGATGGTCAGCAAACTCAAGGCCGAGGTGGGCGACCGCGTACAGGTCGTCGGCGGTAACGTGGCCACCCGAGCGGGCGCACTCGCCCTCGTCGAGGCAGGTGCGGACGCGGTCAAGGTCGGCGTCGGGCCGGGATCGATCTGCACCACCCGCGTTGTCGCAGGCGTCGGCGCTCCGCAGATCACCGCCATCCTCGAAGCCGTCGCGGCGTGCAAGCCGCACGGTGTGCCGGTCATCGCCGACGGCGGTCTGCAGTTCTCCGGCGACATCGCCAAGGCGCTCGCTGCCGGTGCGTCGACCGCCATGCTCGGATCGTTGCTGGCCGGAACCGCAGAGTCGCCGGGCGAGCTGATTCTGGTGGGCGGCAAGCAGTTCAAGAGCTACCGCGGCATGGGTTCGCTCGGCGCGATGCAGGGGCGAGGGGGAGCGAAGTCGTTCTCCAAGGACCGCTACTTCCAGGACGACGTGCTGGCCGAGGACAAATTGGTGCCCGAGGGCATCGAAGGTCGCGTCCCGTACCGCGGACCGTTGACCCAGGTCATCCACCAGCTCACCGGTGGTCTGCGCGCTGCGATGGGGTACACCGGTTCCACCTCGATCGAGGACCTGCAGAAGGCTCAGTTCGTGCAGATCACTGCGGCCGGGCTCAAGGAGAGCCACCCGCACGACATCACGATGACCGCAGAGGCCCCGAACTACACCACCCGATAG
- a CDS encoding DUF5319 domain-containing protein, producing MRDQLPPGLPPDPFAGDPADPSAALDAIEPGQPLDPQERLAVEEDLADLAVYEALLGHRGIRGLVVCCEDCQQDHYHDWDMLRANLLQLLVDGTVRPHEPAYDPVPDAYVTWDYCRGFADASMNDALHGDGFDS from the coding sequence GTGCGCGATCAACTGCCTCCCGGTCTACCCCCGGATCCGTTCGCCGGAGACCCAGCCGACCCGTCGGCCGCCCTCGACGCCATCGAGCCAGGCCAGCCTCTCGATCCTCAGGAGCGCCTGGCCGTCGAGGAAGACCTGGCGGACCTGGCTGTCTACGAGGCACTGCTCGGCCACCGCGGCATCCGCGGACTGGTCGTGTGCTGCGAGGACTGCCAGCAGGACCACTACCACGACTGGGACATGTTGCGGGCGAACCTTCTGCAGCTTCTGGTCGACGGAACCGTCCGTCCGCACGAGCCCGCCTACGACCCCGTCCCCGACGCCTACGTGACCTGGGATTACTGCCGCGGGTTCGCCGACGCTTCGATGAACGACGCGTTGCACGGCGACGGATTCGACAGCTGA
- a CDS encoding anti-sigma-D factor RsdA gives MARDNGHGGPGETPRRGISRIGEHVNSTGPKQNDPYADIGADGGPVDLVAVRRDDAFIDAISGDGPIATDDADEYQLALLLANWRADVVTPAMPAGPSLDVVVASVEREKLAADMARSSSANRGGRMRLLRPIAGAAAAIAVVMGGLVVISYNSTPDDPLWSVKSVVFSEQADSTVAQIDTTSKLQEAENLLSSGDTTAARALLDGASNSSSAVLDDAQRAELDQWLARLMQELQALTLPAPVPPPADVIPAPVPSSEVVLPQAPVDQVAPDTTGVPITPAPTTTPVVPPTTTTPSPTTTPEVTPTVVQEPDQPTATAGGSSSENRDRMSVPSGGS, from the coding sequence ATGGCTAGGGACAATGGTCACGGTGGCCCCGGTGAGACCCCGCGTCGCGGAATCTCGCGTATCGGTGAGCACGTGAACTCCACTGGACCGAAGCAGAACGATCCCTATGCCGACATCGGCGCAGACGGTGGTCCAGTGGACCTCGTCGCCGTACGTCGTGACGATGCGTTCATCGACGCGATCAGTGGTGACGGACCGATTGCCACCGATGACGCAGACGAGTACCAACTCGCCCTACTGTTGGCCAATTGGCGAGCAGACGTGGTCACGCCGGCGATGCCGGCCGGACCCTCCCTCGACGTGGTCGTCGCGTCGGTCGAACGCGAGAAGCTCGCCGCCGACATGGCTCGCTCGAGCTCGGCCAACCGCGGTGGACGGATGCGTTTGTTGCGTCCCATCGCCGGTGCCGCAGCCGCGATCGCCGTCGTGATGGGTGGCCTGGTGGTCATCTCGTACAACTCGACACCGGACGATCCGCTGTGGAGCGTCAAGTCGGTCGTCTTCTCCGAGCAGGCCGATTCGACCGTGGCGCAGATCGATACGACGTCCAAACTGCAGGAGGCGGAAAATCTTCTGTCCTCCGGGGACACCACTGCCGCTCGCGCACTGCTCGACGGTGCGTCGAACAGCAGTTCCGCTGTGCTCGACGACGCGCAGCGAGCCGAGCTCGATCAGTGGCTGGCGCGTCTGATGCAGGAACTGCAGGCTCTGACGCTGCCCGCGCCCGTCCCGCCGCCTGCCGATGTGATCCCGGCTCCGGTGCCCAGCTCGGAGGTCGTGTTGCCACAGGCTCCGGTGGATCAGGTCGCACCCGACACCACGGGTGTGCCGATCACTCCGGCTCCGACGACGACACCCGTGGTTCCGCCCACCACGACGACTCCGAGTCCGACGACGACCCCCGAGGTCACGCCGACTGTGGTTCAGGAGCCCGATCAGCCGACAGCGACCGCTGGAGGTAGTTCGTCCGAGAACCGCGACCGCATGTCGGTTCCGTCCGGCGGCAGCTGA
- a CDS encoding sigma-70 family RNA polymerase sigma factor: MNSAGEELDSFVVAAAQGDRLALSRVLEFIRPLVVRYCRARVGSAERGQLSADDVAQEVCLAVMTALPRYQDQGRPFMAFVYGIAAHKVADAHRSASRNKSDPAAEVPDVVSMEHGPEQRALESESSRQMTALLDTLPAKHREILVLRLIVGLSAEETAAAVGSTAGAIRVAQHRAIAKLKNEVVRAGEMYG, encoded by the coding sequence ATGAACAGTGCGGGTGAGGAGCTTGACTCTTTCGTCGTTGCCGCAGCGCAAGGCGATCGACTGGCTCTGTCCCGGGTCTTGGAGTTCATCCGACCACTCGTCGTTCGGTACTGCCGGGCACGGGTCGGTTCGGCCGAACGCGGTCAGCTTTCGGCCGACGACGTGGCGCAGGAGGTCTGTTTGGCAGTCATGACCGCCTTGCCGCGATACCAGGACCAAGGTCGTCCGTTCATGGCATTCGTGTACGGCATCGCGGCTCACAAGGTCGCCGACGCCCATCGGAGCGCCTCGCGTAACAAATCGGACCCGGCCGCCGAAGTACCAGATGTCGTGTCGATGGAGCACGGACCGGAGCAACGCGCTCTCGAATCCGAGTCGAGTCGACAGATGACTGCACTGCTGGACACCTTGCCCGCCAAGCACCGCGAGATTCTGGTGCTCCGACTGATAGTCGGGTTGTCGGCCGAGGAAACAGCAGCCGCCGTCGGCAGCACTGCAGGCGCTATCCGCGTGGCTCAGCACCGAGCTATCGCAAAACTGAAGAACGAAGTTGTGAGAGCAGGTGAAATGTATGGCTAG